ACATCGGATACTATTCCATCGCTCATCTTAAACACCTTTCAGACAGATATTTGAAAATTACGTTATATTGCAATTTAAGTTACTATACATCGCACGAAAAGTCAAAATTATTGTATAGAACGTTGGTAAGCCAAGAGGGGGAAATATCTTAAGGGAAACATCTTTAGAAAATACTTTTTGAAAAACGTCGAAGGGGCCGGGCCTTCCGAGGCGGTCATTGGGCAACACCTTTTATCAACGGAGGGGAACCAACCGCTATCCGTCCCTTACTAGATAGACCCTTCTCTCCGAGGGGCTGATCGTGGCCGTCCTCCCGGACGTGAACTGGAGGTAGTCCTTCTCTATACCGTCTCCGAATATCACCCCCTCCTCCGGCATGTTGGACTTGATGACAAGGGGGCTCCCCTTTGTCACCACCCCGTGGACTATCCCGGTCCCCGTGACCTTTGAAGGAAACGGCTCCCTGACGTTGAAGAGGAGGCGGGCCTGGTCCCTCCCAAAGGGGACGTCGTAGGGGTACTTGGCCCCGGAGACCTTCTCGGCCCACGTCTTGAACGAGACCAGCCACCCGGTAGACCCGGTCCCCGTCGAGACAACTATCCCGCTGGTGGAGTGCTCCTCCTTGGCCCCCCCGTACTCGACAGTGTATCGGGCCGAGACGTGGGTCCTCCTCCCGATGAAGAGGTCGTTTAAGGCCCTCATCGTCTGCCCGTCGTCGAGGGCCGCCTCCGCCATCGTCAACGGTTCCATCTTCGCGTCCCCCATGAGGACCGTATGGAGCACCTTAGGAAATCCGGCCACGTTGCACGTGGCGAGGACGCCGTCGAACCTCTTCTCGTCCGGGTTGACCGAGATCACCGGCTGCCCCCCTACGTACTTCGCCACGTTTATAAAGAGGCCTGGGTCCCCCACGACGACGACAAGGTCGCTCTCCCCGAACTGGAAGTTCGCCAGGTCTTCCTTGTCGACCACTTGGGACCTTGTCTTCTTGGGGATATTGGAGAGCGTCTCCTTAAGGCCCCTCTTGTAGAC
The window above is part of the Candidatus Zymogenus saltonus genome. Proteins encoded here:
- a CDS encoding NAD(+)/NADH kinase; translation: MEIKKIVVVKKKTMLEGLLVRHSTASQARFYITASGHSYSSYEEAHSVYKRGLKETLSNIPKKTRSQVVDKEDLANFQFGESDLVVVVGDPGLFINVAKYVGGQPVISVNPDEKRFDGVLATCNVAGFPKVLHTVLMGDAKMEPLTMAEAALDDGQTMRALNDLFIGRRTHVSARYTVEYGGAKEEHSTSGIVVSTGTGSTGWLVSFKTWAEKVSGAKYPYDVPFGRDQARLLFNVREPFPSKVTGTGIVHGVVTKGSPLVIKSNMPEEGVIFGDGIEKDYLQFTSGRTATISPSERRVYLVRDG